From the genome of Pantoea alfalfae, one region includes:
- the panC gene encoding pantoate--beta-alanine ligase — protein MLIIETLLMLRKEVRRWRQQGKRIALVPTMGNLHEGHLTLVDEARSRGDIVIVSIFVNPMQFDRADDLARYPRTLQEDCEKLNRHQVDVVFAPSPAEVYPQGAQNQTFVEVPVLSSLLEGATRPGHFRGVATIVSKLFNLVQPDIACFGEKDFQQLAIIRKMVADMGFDIEIVGVPTVRAKDGLALSSRNGYLTDDERKLAPVLSQVMHQMAQQLENGERHIEEIIEAARETLLAQGLRPDGLAICDADTLQPLTVDSQRAVVLMAAWLGKARLIDNQTVDLTL, from the coding sequence GTGTTGATTATTGAAACGCTGCTGATGCTGCGCAAGGAAGTCCGTCGCTGGCGTCAGCAGGGTAAACGCATTGCGCTGGTGCCGACCATGGGCAACCTGCATGAAGGCCATCTGACGCTGGTGGATGAAGCCCGGTCGCGCGGGGACATCGTCATTGTCTCGATATTCGTCAATCCGATGCAGTTCGATCGCGCCGATGATTTAGCCCGCTACCCGCGCACCCTGCAGGAAGATTGTGAAAAGCTGAACCGTCACCAGGTTGACGTGGTTTTTGCCCCGTCACCGGCTGAAGTCTATCCGCAGGGCGCGCAGAATCAGACCTTTGTTGAGGTGCCGGTGCTCTCTTCCCTGCTGGAAGGCGCGACGCGTCCAGGCCATTTTCGCGGCGTGGCGACCATCGTCAGCAAACTGTTTAATCTGGTGCAGCCCGATATTGCCTGTTTCGGTGAAAAGGATTTTCAGCAGCTGGCTATCATTCGTAAGATGGTAGCTGATATGGGCTTCGACATTGAGATTGTTGGCGTGCCAACAGTGCGGGCCAAAGATGGTCTGGCGCTGAGTTCGCGCAACGGCTACCTGACAGACGATGAGCGTAAGCTGGCACCGGTGCTGAGCCAGGTGATGCATCAGATGGCTCAGCAACTTGAGAACGGCGAGCGTCACATTGAAGAGATTATTGAGGCAGCCCGCGAGACACTGCTGGCACAGGGATTGCGTCCTGATGGCCTGGCAATCTGTGATGCGGACACGTTGCAGCCGCTGACGGTGGACAGCCAGCGTGCGGTGGTGCTGATGGCCGCCTGGCTGGGTAAAGCCCGACTGATTGATAATCAAACTGTTGACCTGACGCTGTAA
- the panD gene encoding aspartate 1-decarboxylase, with the protein MIRTVLQGKLHRVKVTQADLNYEGSCAIDQDFLDASGILQYEAIDIYNVTNGQRFSTYAIAAERGSKIISVNGAAARCACEGDILIICSYVQVEDAVARQWQPKVAYFEGDNQMKRLAKALPVQIA; encoded by the coding sequence ATGATTCGCACAGTTCTGCAAGGCAAATTGCACCGCGTAAAAGTGACGCAGGCGGACCTCAATTACGAAGGCTCCTGCGCTATCGATCAGGATTTCCTGGATGCTTCCGGCATTCTGCAATATGAAGCGATCGATATTTATAACGTCACTAACGGTCAGCGCTTCTCTACCTACGCTATCGCGGCTGAGCGTGGCTCGAAAATTATTTCGGTCAACGGTGCTGCTGCCCGCTGCGCCTGCGAAGGCGATATTTTAATTATCTGCTCGTATGTGCAGGTTGAGGATGCCGTCGCGCGTCAATGGCAGCCTAAGGTCGCCTATTTTGAAGGTGACAACCAGATGAAGCGTCTGGCGAAAGCATTGCCGGTACAAATCGCCTGA
- the folK gene encoding 2-amino-4-hydroxy-6-hydroxymethyldihydropteridine diphosphokinase: MTRVYLALGSNLANPLHQVDAALTALDALPQTQRIATSPFYRTPPYGPPDQPDFLNAAVALETHLSAETLLDHTQQIERDHGRVRKAERWGPRTLDIDLMLFGDAAINTERLIVPHYDLLNRAFMLVPLLAIAPDARLPDGRALSSVLATLDSRSITLWHG; the protein is encoded by the coding sequence GGCCAACCCGCTGCATCAGGTTGATGCAGCGTTGACGGCACTGGATGCATTGCCGCAGACGCAACGCATCGCGACCTCGCCGTTCTACCGTACACCGCCTTATGGCCCGCCCGATCAGCCCGATTTTCTCAATGCCGCCGTGGCGCTGGAGACCCATCTCAGCGCAGAAACCCTGCTTGACCATACCCAGCAGATTGAGCGGGATCATGGGCGGGTGCGTAAGGCGGAACGCTGGGGGCCGCGCACGCTGGATATCGATCTGATGCTGTTTGGCGACGCAGCAATCAACACTGAGCGGCTGATTGTGCCGCACTACGACCTGCTGAATCGCGCCTTTATGCTGGTACCACTGCTGGCGATTGCGCCCGATGCCCGCCTGCCCGATGGCCGCGCACTCAGCTCCGTTCTGGCCACCCTGGACAGTCGCAGCATCACGCTGTGGCATGGCTGA
- the panB gene encoding 3-methyl-2-oxobutanoate hydroxymethyltransferase, translating to MKPTTISHLRQAKASGKKFATLTAYDFSFARLFADEGIQVLLVGDSLGMTVQGHDSTLPVTVSDIAYHTAAVRRGAPQALLLADLPFMSYATPQQTFESAAQLMRAGANMVKLEGGSWLAETVQMLTERAVPVCGHLGLTPQSVNIFGGYKVQGRDEAGADQLLADALALEAAGAQLMVLECVPVSLAQRITEALTIPVIGIGAGNVTDGQILVMHDALGVTGGHIPKFAKNFLAETGDVRAAIRHYIAEVEAGTYPAAEHSFQ from the coding sequence ATGAAACCCACCACGATTTCACATCTGCGTCAGGCGAAAGCCAGCGGTAAAAAATTCGCGACGCTGACCGCCTACGATTTCAGTTTTGCCCGCCTGTTCGCCGATGAAGGCATTCAGGTGCTGCTGGTTGGTGATTCCTTAGGGATGACGGTACAGGGGCACGACTCCACCCTGCCGGTCACGGTCAGCGATATCGCCTATCATACCGCTGCCGTGCGCCGTGGTGCGCCACAGGCCCTGCTGCTCGCCGATCTGCCCTTTATGAGTTATGCCACGCCACAGCAGACCTTTGAGAGTGCCGCACAGCTGATGCGTGCCGGTGCCAATATGGTGAAACTGGAAGGCGGCAGCTGGCTGGCTGAGACCGTACAGATGCTGACCGAACGCGCCGTGCCGGTGTGCGGTCATCTTGGCCTGACCCCGCAATCGGTCAATATCTTTGGCGGCTATAAAGTGCAGGGCCGTGATGAAGCCGGTGCCGATCAGCTGCTGGCCGATGCGCTGGCGCTGGAAGCGGCAGGCGCACAGCTGATGGTGCTGGAGTGCGTCCCGGTGTCGCTGGCCCAGCGGATCACCGAGGCGCTCACTATCCCGGTGATCGGCATCGGTGCCGGTAACGTCACCGATGGTCAGATTCTGGTGATGCATGACGCGCTGGGCGTGACCGGCGGGCACATTCCCAAATTTGCCAAAAATTTCCTGGCGGAGACCGGCGATGTTCGCGCGGCGATTCGCCACTATATCGCCGAAGTCGAGGCCGGAACCTATCCGGCGGCAGAGCACAGTTTCCAGTAA
- the hpt gene encoding hypoxanthine phosphoribosyltransferase has product MKHTVEVMIPEQAIATRIAELGKEINEHYRDSGSDMVLVGLLRGSFMFMADLCRAIDVPHEVDFMTASSYGSGMSSTRDVKILKDLDEDIRGKDVLIVEDIIDSGNTLSKVREILQLRQPKSLAICTLLDKPERREVEVNVEYVGFAIPDEFVVGFGIDYAQHYRHLPYIGKVVPLES; this is encoded by the coding sequence ATGAAACACACTGTTGAAGTGATGATCCCTGAACAGGCAATCGCCACGCGCATCGCTGAACTGGGGAAAGAGATTAACGAGCACTACCGCGACAGCGGCAGCGATATGGTGCTGGTGGGGCTGCTGCGCGGCTCATTCATGTTCATGGCTGATCTCTGTCGCGCCATTGATGTGCCGCATGAAGTCGACTTTATGACGGCGTCCAGTTACGGCAGCGGCATGTCCAGCACGCGTGATGTGAAAATCCTGAAAGATCTGGATGAAGACATTCGTGGCAAAGATGTGCTGATCGTCGAAGATATCATCGACTCCGGTAACACCCTGAGCAAAGTGCGTGAGATTCTGCAGCTGCGTCAGCCAAAATCACTGGCGATCTGTACCCTGCTGGATAAGCCTGAGCGCCGTGAAGTTGAAGTCAATGTCGAGTATGTCGGCTTTGCGATTCCGGATGAGTTTGTGGTGGGCTTTGGTATCGACTACGCTCAGCACTATCGCCATCTGCCTTACATCGGCAAAGTGGTGCCGCTGGAATCCTGA
- a CDS encoding ABC transporter permease, whose amino-acid sequence MTHLYWVALKSIWAKEVNRFARIWIQTLVPPVITMTLYFIIFGNLIGSRIGEMHGFSYMQFIVPGLIMMAVITNAYANVASSFFSAKFQRNIEELLVAPVPTHIIIAGYVGGGVARGVCVGILVTAISLFFVPFHVHSWSMVAITLLLTAILFSLAGLLNAVFARTFDDISLIPTFVLTPLTYLGGVFYSLSLLPPIWQAISKLNPIVYMISGFRYGFLGINDVPLVFTLSVLVAFILVFYWLVYALIQRGRGLRT is encoded by the coding sequence ATGACACATTTGTACTGGGTGGCGCTGAAAAGCATCTGGGCCAAAGAAGTTAACCGTTTCGCCCGTATCTGGATCCAGACGCTGGTGCCGCCGGTCATCACCATGACGCTCTATTTCATCATCTTTGGCAACCTGATCGGGTCGCGCATTGGTGAGATGCACGGCTTCAGCTATATGCAGTTTATTGTGCCGGGATTGATCATGATGGCGGTGATCACCAATGCCTACGCCAATGTGGCATCGTCCTTCTTCAGTGCCAAGTTCCAGCGCAACATTGAAGAACTGCTCGTTGCACCCGTGCCGACCCACATTATCATTGCCGGCTATGTGGGCGGCGGTGTGGCGCGTGGCGTCTGCGTCGGCATTCTGGTGACGGCTATTTCGCTGTTCTTTGTGCCGTTCCACGTGCACTCCTGGTCGATGGTGGCGATTACGCTGCTGCTGACCGCGATTCTGTTTTCACTGGCCGGTTTGCTCAATGCCGTCTTTGCGCGCACCTTTGACGACATCAGCCTGATCCCGACCTTTGTGCTGACGCCACTGACCTATCTGGGCGGCGTATTCTATTCGCTGAGTCTGCTGCCGCCAATCTGGCAGGCTATCTCTAAACTGAATCCAATCGTTTATATGATTAGCGGATTCCGTTATGGCTTCCTGGGCATTAATGATGTGCCACTGGTGTTTACGCTCTCGGTACTGGTGGCCTTTATTCTGGTATTCTACTGGCTGGTCTATGCGCTGATTCAGCGCGGACGCGGACTGCGCACCTGA
- the can gene encoding carbonate dehydratase has protein sequence MTDINTLIRNNREWSKLLVEEDPSFFERLAQAQKPRFLWIGCSDSRVPAERLTGLEPGELFVHRNVANLVIHTDLNCLSVVQYAIEVLEVEHVIVCGHYGCGGVQAAMDNPELGLIDNWLLHIRDLWYKHSVLLGELPPDKRLDKLCEINVIEQVYNLGHSTVLQSAWKRGKDVSLHGWVYGIQDGCLRNLDVTANSREILEQRYRHGIANLQMNGEA, from the coding sequence ATGACAGACATCAATACCCTGATCAGAAACAACCGCGAATGGTCAAAACTGCTGGTTGAAGAAGATCCCAGTTTTTTTGAGCGGCTCGCCCAGGCACAAAAACCGCGCTTCCTGTGGATTGGCTGTTCTGACAGCCGTGTCCCTGCCGAACGTCTGACCGGACTGGAGCCAGGCGAACTCTTTGTTCACCGCAACGTCGCCAATCTGGTAATCCACACCGATCTGAACTGTCTGTCCGTGGTGCAGTACGCTATCGAAGTGCTGGAAGTGGAACACGTTATCGTATGCGGCCACTACGGCTGCGGCGGCGTGCAGGCGGCGATGGATAACCCGGAGCTGGGATTAATCGACAACTGGCTGCTGCACATCCGCGACCTCTGGTACAAGCATAGCGTGTTGCTGGGGGAACTCCCGCCGGATAAGCGCCTGGACAAACTGTGCGAAATCAACGTTATTGAACAGGTCTATAACCTGGGGCACTCGACCGTTCTGCAATCTGCCTGGAAACGTGGCAAGGATGTCTCCCTGCACGGCTGGGTTTACGGCATTCAGGATGGCTGCCTGCGTAACCTGGATGTCACGGCAAACAGCCGGGAGATCCTTGAACAGCGCTATCGTCACGGCATTGCTAATCTGCAGATGAACGGCGAGGCCTGA
- a CDS encoding ABC transporter ATP-binding protein — translation MTYALELSRLTKTYPGGVQALKGIDLNVEAGDFYALLGPNGAGKSTTIGIISSLVNKSEGSVRVFGYDLEKDVVNAKRQLGLVPQEFNFNPFETVMQIVVNQAGYYGVERREANERAEKYLKQLDLWSKRTERARMLSGGMKRRLMIARALMHEPKLLILDEPTAGVDIELRRSMWVFLKDLNAKGTTIILTTHYLEEAEMLCRNIGIIQSGELVENTSMKELLSKLKSETFILDLAPRSPLPRLEGFQYRLTDTSTLEVEVLREQGLNSVFSQLSAQGVQVLSMRNKANRLEELFVGLTTQGKTGAKA, via the coding sequence ATGACTTATGCACTGGAACTTTCCCGGCTGACTAAGACCTATCCCGGCGGCGTGCAGGCGCTGAAGGGCATTGATCTTAACGTTGAAGCGGGTGACTTTTATGCGTTGCTGGGGCCAAACGGTGCCGGTAAATCGACCACCATCGGGATTATCAGTTCGCTGGTAAACAAATCCGAAGGCAGCGTGCGGGTGTTTGGCTACGATCTGGAAAAAGATGTGGTGAATGCCAAGCGCCAGCTCGGGCTGGTGCCGCAGGAGTTTAACTTCAACCCGTTTGAGACGGTGATGCAGATCGTCGTGAATCAGGCGGGTTACTACGGCGTTGAGCGTCGTGAAGCCAATGAGCGTGCGGAAAAGTATCTGAAGCAGCTCGACCTGTGGAGCAAACGCACTGAGCGTGCGCGCATGCTCTCCGGCGGGATGAAGCGCCGCCTGATGATCGCCCGTGCACTGATGCACGAGCCAAAACTGTTGATTCTGGATGAGCCAACGGCTGGCGTGGATATCGAACTGCGTCGCTCAATGTGGGTGTTCCTGAAAGATCTCAATGCCAAAGGCACTACCATCATTCTCACTACCCACTATCTGGAAGAAGCCGAGATGCTGTGCCGCAACATCGGCATCATCCAGAGCGGTGAGCTGGTGGAAAACACCTCGATGAAAGAACTGCTGTCCAAGCTCAAATCAGAAACCTTTATCCTGGATCTGGCGCCGCGCAGTCCGCTGCCCAGGCTGGAGGGGTTCCAGTACCGGCTGACCGATACTTCAACGCTGGAAGTGGAAGTGCTGCGTGAGCAGGGCCTTAACAGCGTGTTCAGTCAGTTAAGTGCGCAGGGTGTGCAGGTGCTGAGTATGCGCAATAAAGCCAACCGTCTTGAAGAGCTGTTCGTTGGCCTGACGACGCAGGGAAAAACAGGAGCAAAAGCATGA